The following proteins come from a genomic window of Hymenobacter canadensis:
- a CDS encoding DUF4295 domain-containing protein: MAKKVVATLKTPGGKDWAKVIRAVKSEKTGAYTFREEMVPVDKVQDYLATGVK, from the coding sequence ATGGCTAAGAAAGTAGTAGCAACCCTGAAAACTCCAGGCGGCAAGGACTGGGCTAAAGTCATTCGCGCCGTGAAATCGGAGAAAACCGGTGCCTATACCTTCCGCGAGGAAATGGTGCCCGTTGACAAAGTGCAGGATTACCTCGCCACCGGCGTTAAGTAA
- a CDS encoding glucoamylase family protein — protein MKFLLFLLLLLPGFTQAQQKPTAKKSAAFDARQRPRNLTDEQLLDQVQRQTLRYFWDFGHPVSGMARERSNVAYNYGNEVVTTGGTGFGIMAIIVGAERKWIPREEAAARIYKIVQFLEKSDSYHGVFPHWLNGATGKTIRFSQKDDGADLVETSFLFEGLICARQYFTGSSKTEQDLRNHILWLWEGVEWNWHTQGDQNVLYWHWSPNNGWSMNHQIHGWNECLITYVLAASSPKFAIDKKVYDQGWATGSYFKNGNEFYQTKLPLGFDFGGPLFFSHYTFLGLDPRGLKDQYADYWQQNQAHTRINYAYCVDNPKKFKGYGPNSWGLTASDSYQGYAAHSPTEDLGVISPTAALSAMPYAPKESMTALRHFYNDLGDNIWSEYGFVDGFSEQHNWYAKSHLAIDQGPIVGMIENHRTGLLWKLFMSSPDVQRGLTKLGFESPQIKK, from the coding sequence ATGAAATTCCTGCTTTTTCTGCTTCTGCTGCTGCCCGGTTTCACCCAGGCCCAGCAGAAGCCCACCGCCAAAAAAAGCGCCGCCTTCGATGCCCGGCAGCGCCCGCGCAACCTCACGGATGAGCAGCTGCTGGATCAGGTGCAGCGCCAGACGCTGCGTTACTTCTGGGACTTCGGACACCCCGTTTCGGGCATGGCGCGCGAGCGGAGCAACGTGGCCTACAACTACGGCAACGAGGTGGTGACGACGGGCGGCACTGGCTTTGGCATTATGGCCATTATTGTGGGAGCTGAGCGCAAGTGGATTCCGCGGGAGGAAGCGGCGGCGCGCATCTACAAAATCGTACAGTTTCTGGAGAAATCCGACTCGTATCACGGCGTGTTTCCGCACTGGCTGAACGGCGCAACGGGCAAGACGATTCGCTTCAGCCAGAAAGACGACGGCGCGGACTTGGTGGAAACCTCGTTTCTGTTTGAGGGCCTGATCTGTGCCCGCCAGTACTTCACGGGCAGCAGCAAAACCGAGCAGGACCTGCGCAACCACATCCTGTGGCTGTGGGAAGGCGTGGAGTGGAACTGGCACACGCAAGGGGACCAAAACGTGCTCTATTGGCACTGGAGCCCCAACAACGGCTGGAGCATGAACCACCAGATTCACGGCTGGAACGAGTGCCTCATCACCTACGTGCTGGCCGCTTCCTCGCCCAAATTCGCCATCGACAAAAAGGTGTACGACCAGGGCTGGGCCACCGGCAGCTACTTCAAAAACGGCAATGAGTTCTACCAAACTAAGCTCCCGCTGGGCTTCGATTTCGGCGGGCCGCTGTTCTTCTCGCACTACACCTTCCTGGGCCTCGATCCGCGCGGCCTCAAAGACCAGTACGCCGACTACTGGCAGCAGAACCAGGCCCACACCCGCATCAACTACGCCTACTGCGTCGACAACCCCAAGAAGTTCAAGGGCTACGGCCCCAACAGCTGGGGCCTCACCGCCTCCGACAGCTACCAGGGCTACGCCGCCCATTCGCCCACCGAAGACCTGGGCGTGATTTCGCCCACCGCGGCGCTATCGGCCATGCCCTACGCCCCCAAGGAGTCGATGACGGCGCTGCGGCACTTCTACAACGATTTGGGTGACAACATCTGGAGCGAGTACGGTTTCGTGGATGGCTTCAGCGAGCAGCACAACTGGTACGCCAAGTCGCACCTGGCCATCGACCAGGGTCCCATCGTAGGCATGATAGAAAATCACCGGACCGGCCTGCTCTGGAAGCTGTTCATGAGCAGCCCCGACGTGCAGCGCGGCCTCACCAAACTAGGCTTCGAAAGCCCGCAGATCAAGAAGTAG
- the bglX gene encoding beta-glucosidase BglX, whose translation MKHPFRSALLLSLGLLASPALQAQAPVSAPQSASDPKMTRFIDDLLQKMTLEEKIGQLNLITVGFDVTGPVVSKDVDASIRRGAVGSVLNTFTPTAARKLQEMAVKQTRLHIPLIFGYDVIHGHRTIFPIALGLASSWDLTAMERSARIAAEEASADGLHWVYSPMVDIARDPRWGRISEGSGEDPYLGSQIARVMVRGYQGADLSKPNAVMACVKHFALYGAAEAGRDYNTTDMSLVRMYNEYLPPYKAAVEAGAGSMMSSFNDINGVPATGNKWLMTDLLRRQWGFQGFVATDYTAINEMTAHGMGNDAQTSALALNAGIDQDMVGEVFLKNLAQNLKDGTVQQAQIDLACRRILEAKYKLGLFQDPYRGTSEKRAKATMMKKEFVADARDIARKSLVLLKNSNNTLPLKKTGTIALVGPLATRQRDMIGSWSGAGDWKQAVSLEQGIRNAVGSSVKIVTAQGANFTDDEQMIARLNEHGGELNVDRRSAEVMIQEAVQAAQSADVIVAAVGESQGMTGEAASRADIGIPAPQMELLKALKKTGKPLVLVLMNGRPLTLPWEDKNADAILETWFAGSQAGNAIADVLFGAYNPSGKLTATFPQHVGQIPLYYNHKNTGRPYAGVALDKYKSRYLDLTNDPLYPFGFGLSYTTFEYGKPELNTAILPMNGTLEVKVTVKNTGSYDGEEVAQLYIRDMVGSISRPVQELKGFQKIMLKKGESRTLTFRLAPDDLKFYNTDLQFVAEPGEFQVMTGPNSRDVQMTTFTLVK comes from the coding sequence ATGAAACATCCGTTCCGCTCCGCCCTGCTCTTGTCGCTGGGGCTGCTTGCGTCGCCGGCGCTGCAGGCCCAGGCGCCCGTCTCCGCTCCCCAAAGCGCCTCTGATCCGAAGATGACCCGCTTTATCGACGACCTGCTCCAAAAAATGACGCTGGAAGAGAAAATCGGCCAGCTCAATCTGATTACGGTGGGCTTCGACGTGACCGGGCCGGTGGTGAGCAAGGACGTGGACGCCAGCATCCGGCGCGGCGCGGTGGGCTCGGTGCTGAACACCTTTACGCCCACGGCGGCGCGCAAGCTGCAGGAAATGGCCGTCAAGCAAACCCGCCTGCACATCCCGCTCATCTTCGGCTATGACGTCATCCACGGCCACCGCACCATCTTCCCGATTGCGCTGGGTTTGGCCAGCAGCTGGGACCTGACGGCCATGGAGCGCAGTGCCCGCATTGCCGCCGAAGAAGCCTCCGCCGACGGCCTGCACTGGGTGTACTCGCCGATGGTGGACATTGCCCGCGACCCGCGCTGGGGCCGCATCAGTGAAGGCTCCGGTGAAGACCCTTACCTGGGCTCGCAGATTGCCCGCGTGATGGTGCGCGGCTACCAGGGCGCCGACCTGAGCAAGCCCAACGCCGTCATGGCCTGCGTAAAGCACTTCGCGCTCTACGGCGCCGCCGAAGCCGGCCGCGACTACAATACCACCGACATGAGCCTGGTGCGCATGTACAACGAGTACCTGCCTCCCTACAAAGCCGCCGTGGAAGCCGGCGCCGGCTCCATGATGTCGTCGTTCAACGATATCAACGGCGTGCCCGCCACCGGCAACAAGTGGCTGATGACCGACCTGCTGCGCCGGCAGTGGGGCTTCCAGGGCTTCGTGGCGACCGACTACACGGCCATCAACGAAATGACCGCCCACGGCATGGGCAACGACGCCCAGACCTCGGCCCTGGCCCTGAACGCCGGCATCGACCAGGATATGGTGGGGGAGGTGTTTCTGAAAAACCTGGCCCAGAACCTCAAGGACGGCACCGTGCAGCAAGCCCAGATTGATCTGGCCTGCCGCCGCATTCTGGAAGCCAAGTACAAGCTCGGCCTGTTCCAGGACCCTTACCGCGGCACCAGCGAGAAGCGCGCCAAGGCCACGATGATGAAGAAAGAGTTCGTGGCTGATGCCCGCGACATTGCCCGCAAAAGCCTCGTGCTGCTCAAAAACAGCAACAACACCCTGCCCCTCAAAAAAACCGGCACCATCGCCCTGGTCGGTCCCCTGGCCACCCGCCAGCGCGACATGATTGGCAGCTGGAGCGGCGCCGGCGACTGGAAGCAGGCCGTGTCGCTGGAACAAGGCATCCGCAACGCGGTGGGCAGTTCCGTGAAAATCGTGACAGCCCAGGGCGCCAACTTCACCGACGATGAGCAGATGATTGCGCGCCTCAACGAGCACGGCGGCGAGCTGAACGTGGACAGGCGCAGTGCTGAAGTGATGATTCAAGAAGCCGTGCAGGCCGCCCAAAGCGCCGATGTCATTGTGGCGGCCGTGGGCGAAAGCCAGGGCATGACCGGCGAAGCCGCCAGCCGCGCCGACATCGGCATTCCGGCCCCGCAGATGGAACTGCTCAAGGCGCTGAAGAAAACAGGCAAGCCGCTCGTGCTCGTGCTAATGAACGGCCGCCCGCTGACGCTGCCCTGGGAAGACAAAAACGCCGACGCCATCCTCGAAACCTGGTTTGCGGGCTCCCAGGCCGGCAACGCCATTGCCGATGTGCTGTTCGGGGCCTACAACCCTTCCGGCAAGCTCACGGCCACCTTCCCGCAGCACGTCGGCCAGATTCCGCTCTACTACAACCACAAAAACACCGGCCGCCCCTACGCCGGCGTGGCCCTCGACAAGTACAAGTCGCGCTACCTCGACCTCACCAACGACCCGCTCTATCCGTTCGGTTTTGGCCTGAGCTACACCACGTTCGAGTACGGCAAGCCGGAGCTGAACACGGCGATTTTACCCATGAACGGCACGCTGGAAGTGAAAGTAACCGTGAAAAACACCGGCAGCTACGACGGCGAGGAAGTCGCGCAGCTCTATATCCGGGATATGGTGGGCTCCATCTCGCGCCCCGTGCAGGAGCTGAAAGGCTTCCAGAAAATCATGCTGAAAAAAGGGGAAAGCCGCACGCTCACCTTCCGCCTCGCCCCCGACGACCTCAAGTTCTACAACACCGACCTGCAATTCGTGGCCGAGCCCGGCGAGTTCCAGGTGATGACCGGCCCCAACTCCCGCGACGTGCAGATGACCACCTTCACCCTGGTCAAATAA
- the rocD gene encoding ornithine--oxo-acid transaminase yields MHATSAPTTQQSRSQELMALEDHYGAHNYHPLPVVLSRGEGVHLWDVEGKHYFDFLSAYSAVNQGHCHPRIIGALTAQAQQLTLTSRAFFNDQLGAAEKQLCELFNYDKALLMNSGAEAVETALKLARKWGYQEKGIAPNQARILVAEHNFHGRTTGIISFSTDGDSTGGFGPYMPGYQVVPYDDLAALEEALQDPHVCGFLVEPIQGEAGVMVPSEGYLFKAAALCKAHNVLFIADEIQTGLGRTGQLLAVCYEGVHADILILGKALSGGVLPVSAVLARNEIMLTIQPGQHGSTFGGNPLASVVMRAALDVLLDEKLIDNARAMGEVFRERMRRVMAKRPEVVELVRGKGLLNAVVIKPAADGRTAWDVCVTLMERGVLAKPTHGDIIRFAPPLVISEEQLHEACDIIEQVILEF; encoded by the coding sequence ATGCACGCTACCTCCGCCCCCACCACCCAGCAAAGCCGCAGCCAGGAGCTGATGGCCCTCGAAGACCATTACGGTGCCCACAACTACCACCCGCTGCCCGTGGTGCTGAGCCGCGGTGAAGGCGTGCACCTCTGGGACGTGGAGGGCAAGCACTACTTCGACTTTCTGTCGGCGTACTCGGCCGTAAACCAAGGCCATTGCCACCCGCGCATCATCGGAGCCCTCACGGCGCAGGCCCAGCAGCTCACGCTCACCAGCCGCGCCTTCTTCAACGACCAGCTGGGCGCGGCCGAAAAGCAGCTGTGCGAGCTGTTCAACTACGACAAGGCTCTGCTGATGAACTCCGGCGCCGAGGCCGTGGAAACGGCCCTCAAGCTGGCCCGCAAGTGGGGTTACCAGGAGAAAGGCATTGCCCCCAACCAGGCCCGCATTCTGGTGGCCGAGCACAACTTCCACGGCCGCACCACCGGCATCATCTCCTTCAGCACCGACGGCGACTCCACCGGTGGCTTCGGGCCATACATGCCCGGCTACCAGGTAGTACCTTATGATGATCTGGCGGCGCTGGAAGAAGCCCTGCAGGACCCACACGTGTGCGGTTTCCTGGTGGAGCCCATTCAGGGCGAGGCCGGCGTGATGGTGCCCTCGGAAGGCTACCTGTTTAAGGCCGCCGCGCTGTGCAAAGCCCATAACGTGCTGTTCATTGCCGACGAGATTCAGACGGGCCTGGGCCGCACGGGCCAGCTGCTGGCCGTGTGCTACGAGGGCGTACACGCCGACATCCTGATTCTGGGCAAGGCCTTGAGCGGGGGCGTGCTACCAGTCTCGGCGGTGCTGGCCCGCAACGAAATCATGCTCACCATTCAGCCCGGGCAGCACGGCTCCACGTTCGGCGGCAACCCACTGGCCTCGGTAGTGATGCGCGCGGCCCTGGATGTGCTGCTCGACGAAAAACTGATCGACAACGCCCGGGCCATGGGCGAAGTGTTCCGGGAACGGATGCGCCGCGTGATGGCCAAGCGCCCCGAAGTGGTGGAGCTGGTGCGCGGCAAAGGCCTGCTCAACGCCGTCGTCATCAAGCCCGCCGCCGACGGCCGCACGGCCTGGGACGTGTGCGTGACGCTGATGGAGCGCGGCGTGCTGGCCAAGCCCACCCACGGCGACATCATCCGGTTTGCGCCGCCGCTGGTTATCAGCGAAGAACAGCTCCACGAAGCCTGCGACATCATCGAGCAGGTGATTCTGGAGTTTTAG
- the rpmB gene encoding 50S ribosomal protein L28 produces MARVCDLTGKRTRVGNNVSHANNKTKRKFYPNLQKKRFYIPEEDAWVTLKVATSTIRTINKNGIMSVLKKAKEQGFIVY; encoded by the coding sequence ATGGCCCGAGTTTGTGATTTGACCGGCAAGCGTACCCGCGTAGGTAACAACGTGTCGCACGCCAACAACAAGACCAAGCGTAAGTTCTACCCGAACCTGCAGAAGAAGCGCTTCTACATCCCCGAAGAGGATGCTTGGGTAACGCTGAAAGTAGCCACCAGCACCATCCGCACCATCAACAAGAACGGCATCATGTCGGTCCTGAAGAAGGCGAAGGAGCAAGGCTTCATCGTTTACTAG
- a CDS encoding DUF5522 domain-containing protein, whose product MPDSTPQPLQPGDFYLTPEGYMVFTEQYHLRRGSCCGNGCRHCPWPAKKGKRDR is encoded by the coding sequence GTGCCCGATTCCACCCCGCAACCCCTGCAGCCCGGCGATTTTTACCTCACTCCGGAAGGCTATATGGTCTTCACGGAGCAGTACCACCTGCGCCGCGGCAGCTGCTGCGGCAACGGCTGCCGCCACTGCCCCTGGCCCGCCAAAAAGGGCAAGCGTGACAGGTAA
- the rpmG gene encoding 50S ribosomal protein L33, which produces MAKKGNRVQVILECTEHKNSGQPGTSRYITTKNRKNTPERIELKKFNNVLKKMTVHKEIK; this is translated from the coding sequence ATGGCTAAGAAAGGCAATCGGGTGCAGGTGATCCTTGAATGCACTGAGCATAAAAACTCGGGGCAGCCGGGCACCTCGCGCTACATCACCACCAAGAACCGCAAGAACACTCCTGAGCGCATTGAGTTGAAGAAGTTCAACAACGTGCTCAAGAAGATGACCGTTCACAAGGAAATCAAGTAA
- a CDS encoding aminopeptidase P family protein yields MPSFRLTSAARCLWAFLLLSPLLPAAHAQRAAGPGRPTDFLDPAFHKGRRELLRQALPAGSVAVLFANPVRNRANDVNYLYHPHPDLYYLTGYDEPDAVLVLFKEPQTLGGQAGVTEALFVQPRDPKAELWTGRRLGTEGAKQQLKLQYVADNTTFATADIRWAGFARIHFLDLPTDVRDDTQDPADLFDLVAAFRRQAAVPADYDARREAVYLTMQREGVVNATALRPYLENQMKAQPALATDPYVLGYLQATTDATRLQALTTRPPSRHENTSLNDALDALRAVKTPEELALLRRAVRISAVGQQEVMKALRPDMGEMEVQGLHEYIYKKYGAEFEGYPSIVGGGNNACILHYETNDKPRLGNDLILMDCGAEYHGYTADVTRTVPPSGKFSPAQRQIYELVLAAQEAGIRECRAGNEFRAPGKAAQQVVAAGLQKLGIIAAPEEMRRYFPHGTSHYLGLDVHDRGAYGPLQAGNVITVEPGIYIPEGSPCDKKWWNIGVRIEDDILITTAGPENLSKEAPRTVAEVEAMMARPSALDALRLPALK; encoded by the coding sequence GTGCCCTCATTCCGTCTGACTTCCGCCGCCCGCTGTCTGTGGGCTTTTCTGCTGCTGAGCCCCTTGCTGCCCGCCGCCCACGCCCAGCGGGCCGCCGGCCCCGGCCGCCCCACCGACTTTCTGGACCCGGCGTTCCACAAAGGGCGGCGCGAGCTGCTGCGGCAGGCGTTGCCGGCGGGCTCGGTGGCCGTGCTGTTCGCCAACCCCGTGCGCAACCGCGCCAACGACGTCAACTACCTCTACCACCCGCACCCCGACCTCTACTACCTCACCGGCTACGACGAGCCCGATGCGGTGCTGGTGCTGTTCAAGGAGCCCCAGACGCTGGGCGGGCAGGCGGGCGTCACGGAGGCGCTGTTCGTGCAGCCCCGCGACCCCAAAGCCGAACTCTGGACTGGCCGCCGCCTGGGCACCGAGGGCGCTAAGCAACAGTTGAAGCTGCAGTACGTGGCCGACAACACCACGTTTGCCACGGCCGACATCCGCTGGGCCGGCTTCGCGCGCATCCACTTCTTGGACCTGCCCACCGACGTGCGCGATGACACCCAGGACCCCGCCGACCTGTTCGACCTGGTAGCCGCCTTCCGCCGCCAGGCCGCCGTGCCTGCCGACTACGACGCCCGCCGCGAAGCCGTGTACCTGACCATGCAGCGCGAAGGCGTGGTGAATGCCACGGCTCTGCGCCCCTACCTGGAAAACCAGATGAAGGCCCAGCCGGCGCTGGCCACCGACCCTTATGTGCTGGGCTACCTGCAGGCCACCACCGACGCCACCCGCCTGCAGGCCCTCACCACCCGCCCACCCAGCCGTCACGAAAACACCTCCCTCAACGATGCCCTGGACGCCCTGCGAGCCGTGAAAACGCCCGAGGAGCTGGCCTTGCTGCGCCGCGCCGTCCGCATCAGTGCCGTAGGGCAGCAGGAGGTGATGAAGGCCCTACGGCCCGACATGGGCGAGATGGAAGTGCAGGGTCTGCACGAGTACATCTACAAGAAATACGGGGCCGAATTTGAGGGCTACCCCAGCATCGTGGGCGGCGGCAACAACGCCTGCATCCTGCACTACGAAACCAACGACAAGCCCCGCCTCGGCAACGACCTGATTCTGATGGACTGCGGCGCCGAATACCACGGCTACACCGCCGACGTGACGCGCACCGTGCCGCCCTCGGGCAAGTTCAGCCCGGCCCAGCGCCAGATCTACGAGCTGGTGCTGGCGGCGCAGGAAGCCGGCATCCGGGAGTGCCGGGCCGGCAACGAGTTCCGGGCGCCGGGTAAAGCCGCCCAGCAGGTGGTAGCCGCCGGACTGCAGAAGCTGGGCATCATTGCCGCCCCCGAGGAAATGCGCCGCTACTTCCCGCACGGCACCAGCCACTACCTCGGCCTCGATGTGCACGACCGGGGCGCCTACGGCCCGCTGCAGGCCGGCAACGTCATCACCGTGGAACCCGGCATCTACATTCCGGAGGGCAGCCCCTGCGACAAAAAGTGGTGGAACATCGGCGTGCGGATCGAAGATGACATCCTCATCACCACCGCCGGCCCTGAAAACCTGTCGAAAGAGGCGCCGCGGACTGTAGCTGAGGTGGAAGCCATGATGGCCCGCCCCAGCGCCCTAGACGCCCTGCGGCTGCCGGCCCTGAAGTAG